CCGGCCGACCACGACACCTGGAGCGTGGGCTCCTTCTTCACCAATCCCGTCGTCGACCAAGAAGTCTTCGACCGGCTCGAAGGGAGCGTCGACGGAGTCGTGCCCAACTATCCGGCGCCCGACGGCGTGAAGCTGGCCGCGGGATGGCTCGTCGAGCGTGCGGGCTTCGCCAAGGGCTATCCGGGGAACGACGCTGTAGCGCGGCTTTCGACCAAGCATGCGCTGGCTGTGACCAATCGGGGCAAAGCGACGACATCTGATGTGATTGCGCTGGCCAGGGCGGTACGCGACGGTGTCAGAACGACATTCGGGATCGAACTCACCCCCGAACCGATTCTGATTGGCGCCGCTCTCTAGGTACCCTGGGTCCACGTGAGCCCTGCCGATGCCGTGCCCTCGATGCCGGCTATATCCAGACGGCGCGCCTTGACCGCATTTGCGGTCGGGGTCATCGCGCCGGGCGCTCTGGCGGCCTGCTCCAGGGGGTCTCTGCCCTCAGCCGGCGAGGCGATCGAGCCGCCCGCCCCGTCGCTGACATACCAACCCGCGGACGCCACCGCTGACGTGGTGCCGACCGCGCCGATCGGGATCGAGGTCCGCGACGGCTGGTTCCAGCGGGTCGCACTGACGAATCCCGAAGGCAAGGCCGTCGCGGGTGCGCTCAACCGCGATCGCACCGCCTTCAACATCACCGAACCGCTCGGCTACGGCGTCGAGTACACGTGGAGTGGCTCGGTGGTCGGCCGTGACGGCAATGCGCAACCCGTCGCAGGCAACTTCACCACCGTCAACCCCAGCGCTCAGGTCAGCGGTCGGTTCCAGCTCGCCGACGGTCAAGTCGTCGGCGTCGCGGCGCCGATCATCATCCAGTTCGACGCGTCGATCAGCGACAAGGCGTCCGTCGAGAAGGCGGTCAAGGTCACTACCGAACCTGCCGTCGAGGGCAGCTGGGCATGGCTGCCCGACGAGGTCGGCGGCTCGCGCATGCACTGGCGCACCAAGGATTACTACCCGGCGGGCACGAAGGTGCACGTCGACGCGAAGCTCTACGGGGTTCCGTTCGGTGACGGCGCGTTCGGCGCGGCGGATTCGACGTTGGCGTTCGAGACCGGCCGCCGTCAGGTGGTCAGGGCCGAGGCGTCGTCGCACCGCATCCAGGTGCTCGACGCCGGCGGCGCGGTCATCATGGACTTCCCGTGCAGCTACGGCGAGGGCGACCTGGATCGCAACGTGACGCGCAGCGGCGTGCACGTCGTCACCGAGAAGTACGAAGACTTCTATATGACCAACCCCGCGGCCGGATACGCCAACGTCCGCGAGCGGTTCGCCGTTCGGATCTCGAATAACGGCGAGTTCATCCACGCCAACCCGGCCAGCCTCGGTTCGCAGGGCAACTCGAACGTCACCAACGGCTGCATCAACCTGTCCGAGTCCGACGCCCAGCAGTATTTCAACAGTGCGATCTACGGCGATCCGGTCGAGGTCACCGGGACCCGGATCCAGCTGTCCTACGCCGACGGCGACATCTGGGACTGGGCGGTTTCGTGGGACGAGTGGACTTCGATGTCCGCGCTGTCGGACCAGGCTTCACCTGCGGGGATTCCCAGCTCCGCTCCTGCCACGCCGTCGGGTGCACCGGAGCCCGCCGGCGCAGGACGCCCCGGCGGCTGACCCAATGTCGTGCTGACAGCGCCGGCAAGGCTATATATGCACGGCGACGCTCTCAGGCGGACATTGTGATCTAGGTCTGGCGGTTGAAGCGCGAGCCGCTGGCGCCGCTGACCTGGTCACGCGGCCGCACCACGATCAGATCAAGGTCGACGTGGGACGGACGGCTGGCGACAAACCCGATCACCTCGGCGATGTCCTCGGCCACCAGCGGTGTGACACCTTCGTACACCTTGGCGGCGCGCTCCTCGTCACCGTCGAACCGGCGCAGCGAGAAGTCGGTCTTCACCATGCCCGGCGCAACTTCGGTGAGCCGCACCGGCTTTCCGAGCAGCTCGCTGCGCAGCGTGCGATGCAGTACTCCCTGGGCGTGTTTGGCCGAGGTGTAGCCGCCGCCGTTGTCGTAGATCTCGACAGCGGCGATCGAGGTGACGGTGACGATCAGCCCGTCGCCGGAGTCGATCAGCTTCGGCAGCAGTGCGCGGGTGACCCGCAGAGTGCCCAGAACATTGGCCTCCCACATCCACCGCCAGTGCTCGATATCGGCCTCTGCCACGGGCTCGAGTCCGCGCGCGCCGCCGGCGTTGTTGACCAGGACATCGACCCTGTTCAGCCTGTCGGCCAGGGCGTTGACGGCATCGGAATCAGTGACGTCGGTCACAATTGCGGTCCCACCGATCTCGTCGGCCAGGGCCTGGATCGGCTCGGCGCGACGGGCTGCGCAAACGACGTGAAAGCCAAGGGCTGCAAGGGTTCTCGCGGTCGCTGCACCGATACCGGCGCTGGCGCCGGTGACCACCGCGACCCGCCTGTCGGTCTCTGGTGTTGTCATGGGCCCAACTTTAGTTGGCGTGCTAAATTCACCGTGTGTCCAGGAGTCAGGCTGCCCGCATCACGCGGCACTGTTGTTGTTGCGCACTTCGCCGCTCCTGATTGCGCTGTCCTGACGACAGTCCCCGGGTGTGGCACCGACCCCCCGGCCGACTTCACAAAAGGACACTCCCGTGCGCACCGCATCTCCCACTCTCCATAAGCCCGCTGCCCCCGCTCACGCCAAGCGCGCTCTTCTCGCACGTCACCACGTCGTGGCGCCCTCGCTGCGGGTAGCCGAGGCGGCCGCGGGCTCCGTGTTCAGCGCCGCGCGCCTGCGCGGCCCGATCGCGCGTGACGTCATCGCGCAGGTCACCGGACTCAGCATCGCCACGGTCAACCGTCAGGTGACGGCGCTGCTCGATGCGGGAGTCCTTCGGGAGCGCGCCGACCTGGCCGTTTCCGGAGCCATCGGCAGGCCGCGAGTGCCCGTCGAGGTCAACCACGAGCCCTACCTGACTTTGGGTATCCACATCGGTGCGCGCACCACCAGCATCGTGGCCACCGATCTGTTCGGCCGGACGCTCGACGTCGTCGAGACGCCGACGCCGCGTGCCCCGCAGGCCGCCGCCTTGGCGTCGTTGGCCGCCAGCGCCCGCCGCTACCTGAGCCGTTGGCACCGCCGCCGCGCTCTGTGGGTCGGCGTGGCCGCCGGTGGCGTCGTCGACAGCGCGACGGGTTACCTCGATCATCCGCGGCTGGGCTGGTCGGAGGCTCCCGTCGGGCCGGTGCTCGCCGAAGCGCTCGGCCTGCCGGTGTCGGTCGCCTCCCACGTCGACGCGATGGCCGGCGCCGAACTTCTGCTCGGGGGCCGACGGCTACCGGTGTCCGAGAGCGCGGGAACAAGCCTGTACGTCTACGCCCGTGAGACCGTCGGCTACGCGCTGTCCATCGGCGGGCGGGTGCATTCGCCGAGCAGCGGACCCGGCACCATCGCCGCGCTGCCCGCGGACTCGGAACTGCTGGGCGGCACCGGCCAGCTGGAGTCCACCGTGAGCGACGAAGCCGTGCTGATCGCCGCCCGCAAGGCCCGCATCATCAGCGGCGACGGTCCGGCCTCGACGATGCAGGCGGTGCTGCGGGCCGCCCGGCAGGGCAACGAGCAGGCGCAGGGCCTGCTCGCCGAGCGGGCCAGGGTGCTGGGCCAGGCTGTCGCGCTGCTGCGTGACATGCTCAACCCCGACGACCTCGTGGTCGGTGGCCAGGCCTTCACCGAGTATCCGGAGGGCATGGAATTGGTCGAGGCGGCGTACACGCAACGCTCGGTCATGCCGCCGCGTCAGATCCGGGTCACGGCCTTCGGTAATCGGGTGCAGGAGGCTGGCGCCGGTGTGGTGTCCCTCGTCGGGCTCTACGCCGACCCCATCGGCGCGATGAAGCGGGCCCTCAACCGGCGCCCCGAGGTGAGTGCGTAGCGGGCCGTTGTCCGGCCACGGTGTAGACATGTGTGTGTGCGCCCAGCCACGGATCTGACCGGCCTTCCGGCTCCGGGGCCTAATGTCGCCGGCCTTCCGGCTCCGGGGCCGAATGTCGCCGGCCTTCCGGCTCCGCGACGAGTAGCCGTTCTTTCGGTCCACACCTCGCCGCTGGCGCAGCCCGGCACCGGAGACGCCGGCGGAATGAACGTCTACGTCCTGCAGAGCGCGCTGCAGATGGCCCGCCGCGGCGTCGAGGTGGAGATCTTCACCAGGGCGACGTCGTCGGCCGATTCGCCCGTCGTGCACGTCGCGCCCGGAGTTCTCGTCCGCAACGTCGTCGCCGGCCCGTTCGAGGGTCTGGACAAGTACGACCTGCCCACCCAGCTGTGCGCCTTCACCGCGGGCGTCCTGCGCGCCGAGGCCACCCACGAGCCCGGCTACTACGACGTCGTGCACTCGCACTACTGGTTGTCGGGTCAGGTGGGCTGGCTGGCACGGGATCGGTGGGCCGTGCCGCTCGTACATACGGCGCACACCCTGGCCGCGGTCAAGAATGCGGCGCTCGCCGACGGCGACGCGCCCGAGCCGCCGCTGCGCGCGGTCGGCGAGCAGCAGGTGGTCGACGAGGCCGACCGGATGATCGTCAACACCGAAACCGAAGCGCGCCAACTTGTTTCGCTGCACAACGCCGATCCGGCACGCATTGACATCGTCCACCCCGGCGTCGACCTCGAGCTCTTCACACCCGGTGACCGGGCCGCCTCACGCGCCGCGCTGGGGCTGCGCGCCGACGAGCAGGTGCTGGCCTTCGTCGGGCGGATCCAACCGCTGAAGGCGCCCGACGTCCTGCTGCGCGCCGCGGCCCGGCTGACCGGCCGGTTCGGCGCACTGCGGGTGCTCGTGGCCGGCGGACCGTCCGGCAGCGGGCTCGCCGCACCCGAATCGTTGATTCAATTGGCCGACGAACTGGGTATCACCGCACACGTGACTTTCCTGCCGCCGCAGTCGCGCGATCAACTCGTCGACGTGTACCGGGCCGCCGATCTGGTCGCCGTGCCGAGCTATTCGGAATCGTTCGGGCTCGTCGCCATCGAGGCGCAGGCCTGTGGGACGCCCGTCGTGGCGGCCGCCGTCGGCGGGCTGCCGGTCGCGGTGCGCGACGGCGTCACCGGAACGCTGGTCGACGGCCACGACGTGGACGACTGGGCGAACGCCATCGGCGCCGTGTTGGACAGGGGGCCGGAGACGATGCGTGCGGCCGCCGTCGAGCATGCCGCGACGTTCTCATGGACCCGCACCGTCGACGCGCTACTCACCAGCTACGGACGTGCGATGACCGACTACCGCGCCCGTCAGCGCAAGGACGTGGCGGCGCGCCGCAGTGTCCGGCGCTTCACGATCCGGCGCGGGGTGCGTGCGTGACTGCCAGCGTGCGGGACGTCATCGAGCAGACCTGCAAGGAGAACGGCCTCACCTGCACCCGCCATGAAGGCGCCCGCGGCGGGTTACCCGGCATCATCGTCGAACTGCCCGGCGAGCGTCGGCTGACAACCAACACCATCCTGTCCATCGGAGAGCATTCGGTGCGCGTGGAGGCGTTCGTCTGCCGTAAACCCGACGAAAACCACGAGGGCGTCTACCGGTTTCTGCTGAAGCGCAACCGCCGTCTGTACGGCGTCGCCTACACGCTGGACAACGTCGGTGACATCTACCTCGTCGGGCGGATGGCGCTGGCCTCGGTGACCTCCGACGAGATCGACCGGGTGCTCGGCCAAGTACTCGAAGCCGTCGACTCGGACTTCAACACCTTGCTGGAGTTGGGTTTTCGGTCGTCCATCCAAAAAGAGTGGGAGTGGCGGGTGTCGCGCGGCGAGTCACTGAAGAACTTGCAGGCCTTCGCTCACCTCATCGACGACGGATGGGGTGGCGGGAACGGCACAGCCGAGGAGACCTCTCCCGACTAGGCTCTGTGCCATGGGAGACTCCACGCTGATTCTGCTGCGGCACGGTGAGAGCGAGTGGAATGCGAAGAACTTGTTCACCGGCTGGGTCGACGTCGACCTCACCGACAAGGGCAGGGCCGAGGCGCTGCGCGCTGGCGAGCTGATCAAGGAGCTCGACCGTCAGCCCGACGTGCTGTACACCTCGCTGCTGCGCCGCGCGATCACCACCGCGAACCTGGCGCTGGACGCCGCGGACCGGCACTGGATTCCGGTGCACCGCGACTGGCGGCTCAACGAGCGGCACTACGGCGCCCTGCAGGGTCTCAACAAGGCCGAGACCAAGGACAAGTACGGCGACGAGCAGTTCATGAAGTGGCGGCGCAGCTACGACACCCCGCCACCGCCGATCGAGGCGGGCAGCACGTTCAGCCAGGACCGCGATCCGCGGTACGCCGATATCGGCGGCGGCCCGCTGACCGAGTGCCTCAAGGACGTCGTCGAGCGATTCGTGCCGTATTTCGAGGGCACGATC
The sequence above is drawn from the Mycobacterium gallinarum genome and encodes:
- a CDS encoding L,D-transpeptidase; the protein is MSPADAVPSMPAISRRRALTAFAVGVIAPGALAACSRGSLPSAGEAIEPPAPSLTYQPADATADVVPTAPIGIEVRDGWFQRVALTNPEGKAVAGALNRDRTAFNITEPLGYGVEYTWSGSVVGRDGNAQPVAGNFTTVNPSAQVSGRFQLADGQVVGVAAPIIIQFDASISDKASVEKAVKVTTEPAVEGSWAWLPDEVGGSRMHWRTKDYYPAGTKVHVDAKLYGVPFGDGAFGAADSTLAFETGRRQVVRAEASSHRIQVLDAGGAVIMDFPCSYGEGDLDRNVTRSGVHVVTEKYEDFYMTNPAAGYANVRERFAVRISNNGEFIHANPASLGSQGNSNVTNGCINLSESDAQQYFNSAIYGDPVEVTGTRIQLSYADGDIWDWAVSWDEWTSMSALSDQASPAGIPSSAPATPSGAPEPAGAGRPGG
- a CDS encoding phosphoglyceromutase, whose amino-acid sequence is MGDSTLILLRHGESEWNAKNLFTGWVDVDLTDKGRAEALRAGELIKELDRQPDVLYTSLLRRAITTANLALDAADRHWIPVHRDWRLNERHYGALQGLNKAETKDKYGDEQFMKWRRSYDTPPPPIEAGSTFSQDRDPRYADIGGGPLTECLKDVVERFVPYFEGTIVPDLRAGKTVLIAAHGNSLRALVKYLDGMSDEDVVGLNIPTGIPLRYDLDSDLKPTVVGGTYLDPEAAAAGAAAVAAQGAK
- a CDS encoding YbjN domain-containing protein, which gives rise to MTASVRDVIEQTCKENGLTCTRHEGARGGLPGIIVELPGERRLTTNTILSIGEHSVRVEAFVCRKPDENHEGVYRFLLKRNRRLYGVAYTLDNVGDIYLVGRMALASVTSDEIDRVLGQVLEAVDSDFNTLLELGFRSSIQKEWEWRVSRGESLKNLQAFAHLIDDGWGGGNGTAEETSPD
- a CDS encoding SDR family oxidoreductase — protein: MTTPETDRRVAVVTGASAGIGAATARTLAALGFHVVCAARRAEPIQALADEIGGTAIVTDVTDSDAVNALADRLNRVDVLVNNAGGARGLEPVAEADIEHWRWMWEANVLGTLRVTRALLPKLIDSGDGLIVTVTSIAAVEIYDNGGGYTSAKHAQGVLHRTLRSELLGKPVRLTEVAPGMVKTDFSLRRFDGDEERAAKVYEGVTPLVAEDIAEVIGFVASRPSHVDLDLIVVRPRDQVSGASGSRFNRQT
- a CDS encoding ROK family protein, which encodes MRTASPTLHKPAAPAHAKRALLARHHVVAPSLRVAEAAAGSVFSAARLRGPIARDVIAQVTGLSIATVNRQVTALLDAGVLRERADLAVSGAIGRPRVPVEVNHEPYLTLGIHIGARTTSIVATDLFGRTLDVVETPTPRAPQAAALASLAASARRYLSRWHRRRALWVGVAAGGVVDSATGYLDHPRLGWSEAPVGPVLAEALGLPVSVASHVDAMAGAELLLGGRRLPVSESAGTSLYVYARETVGYALSIGGRVHSPSSGPGTIAALPADSELLGGTGQLESTVSDEAVLIAARKARIISGDGPASTMQAVLRAARQGNEQAQGLLAERARVLGQAVALLRDMLNPDDLVVGGQAFTEYPEGMELVEAAYTQRSVMPPRQIRVTAFGNRVQEAGAGVVSLVGLYADPIGAMKRALNRRPEVSA
- the mshA gene encoding D-inositol-3-phosphate glycosyltransferase; the encoded protein is MRPATDLTGLPAPGPNVAGLPAPGPNVAGLPAPRRVAVLSVHTSPLAQPGTGDAGGMNVYVLQSALQMARRGVEVEIFTRATSSADSPVVHVAPGVLVRNVVAGPFEGLDKYDLPTQLCAFTAGVLRAEATHEPGYYDVVHSHYWLSGQVGWLARDRWAVPLVHTAHTLAAVKNAALADGDAPEPPLRAVGEQQVVDEADRMIVNTETEARQLVSLHNADPARIDIVHPGVDLELFTPGDRAASRAALGLRADEQVLAFVGRIQPLKAPDVLLRAAARLTGRFGALRVLVAGGPSGSGLAAPESLIQLADELGITAHVTFLPPQSRDQLVDVYRAADLVAVPSYSESFGLVAIEAQACGTPVVAAAVGGLPVAVRDGVTGTLVDGHDVDDWANAIGAVLDRGPETMRAAAVEHAATFSWTRTVDALLTSYGRAMTDYRARQRKDVAARRSVRRFTIRRGVRA